A genome region from Salvia splendens isolate huo1 chromosome 19, SspV2, whole genome shotgun sequence includes the following:
- the LOC121779531 gene encoding uncharacterized protein LOC121779531 codes for MGGDGAQPQHMPATAEEQYIKAKTSVWWDIENCHVPKVCDPHAIAQNISSALVKMNYCGPVSVSAYGDTTRISPAVQQALNSTGVALNHVPAGAKDASDKKILVDMLFWAVDNPAPANYLLISGDRDFSNALHQLRMRRYNILLAQPQKASAPLLAAAKSVWLWTSLVAGGPPLTTAESAQFVSNSYGHIPATDSLRADTIMGNKPGELVFESSHLGSQKYANMGRGTDVKFKGKQPRRNFSQPVMPRTSSNMIGSEEDYKSGNFHPGYAYPKQFSEHQDLPTAYNPKAASGGIGNSNLPSNPDSSWGDSSHPHVSNQNHNPQPLRTNSLPTETATLPVSSSLTNQHWHPSNALNHRPDSPNLSTAPPTCVPDIYNLNISEQTRNDQSAPASQQRNRVNSNGQRKGFNAQKRYLYQEGQNNRYSHGNQETLVPLSYGSGTAAISVNGLRVTSGYPKPPEYLQGLIGIVLLALNTLRNEKIMPTEENISDCIRYGDIRHRNTDVKKALACALDQQLVVLQQIGSLQLYIGKNERLWQCVNPMGGDANKYSKSIWDEVQNFLSSSSGRSAILGTNCRYEAGTIMKKMCLKELPLGEILQILQMVINMKKWIIYNYQSGWKPIKVAVAEFSPDSGLAAAT; via the exons ATGGGCGGAGACGGAGCGCAGCCGCAGCATATGCCGGCGACGGCGGAGGAGCAGTACATCAAGGCGAAGACGTCGGTGTGGTGGGACATAGAGAACTGTCACGTGCCGAAGGTGTGCGATCCCCACGCCATCGCGCAGAATATAAGCTCCGCGCTCGTCAAAATGAACTATTGTGGCCCCGTCTCCGTCTCCGCTTACGGAGATACCACCAGAATCTCCCCCGCCGTCCAGCAGGCGCTCAACAGCACCGGTGTCGCGCTCAATCACGTCCCCGCCG GTGCTAAAGATGCTAGTGACAAGAAGATTCTGGTGGATATGTTATTCTGGGCTGTTGACAATCCAGCACCTGCCAATTACTTATTGATTTCGGGAGACCGAGATTTTTCAAATGCATTGCATCAACTCCGGATGCGTCGGTATAATATTCTTCTAGCTCAACCTCAAAAAGCTTCTGCGCCACTTCTTGCTGCTGCAAAGAGTGTATGGCTCTGGACTAGTCTCGTAGCTGGAGGGCCGCCACTTACAACAGCTGAATCTGCTCAATTTGTTAGTAACAGCTATGGGCATATACCAGCCACTGACTCATTACGTGCAGATACTATTATGGGTAACAAACCTGGGGAATTGGTTTTTGAAAGTTCTCATTTGGGAAgccaaaaatatgcaaatatggGAAGAGGAACCGATGTAAAATTTAAAGGGAAACAACCTCGCAGAAACTTCAGTCAACCTGTTATGCCAAGAACCTCAAGTAACATGATTGGGTCTGAAGAAGATTATAAAAGTGGAAACTTCCATCCAGGATATGCATACCCTAAGCAGTTCAGCGAACACCAGGACTTACCTACTGCATATAATCCGAAAGCTGCTAGTGGTGGAATAGGGAACTCTAATTTACCTAGTAATCCTGATTCATCGTGGGGCGACAGTTCCCACCCTCATGTCTCCAATCAAAATCACAACCCTCAGCCATTAAGAACAAACAGCCTACCCACTGAAACTGCAACTCTGCCTGTTAGCTCGTCACTAACTAATCAGCATTGGCATCCTTCTAATGCATTAAATCACAGACCTGATTCACCTAACTTGTCCACAGCTCCTCCGACTTGTGTACCTGATATTTACAATTTAAACATTTCTGAGCAAACAAGAAATGATCAAAGTGCACCTGCTTCGCAACAACGAAACAGAGTAAACTCAAACGGCCAGCGAAAAGGATTTAATGCACAGAAGAGATATTTATATCAAGAAGGTCAAAACAACAGGTATTCACATGGTAACCAAGAGACATTAGTACCATTATCATATGGATCAGGAACTGCTGCCATCTCTGTAAATGGTTTGAGGGTAACATCAGGATACCCTAAACCTCCCGAATATTTACAAGGTCTAATTGGGATTGTTCTATTGGCTTTAAACACCCTTAGAAATGAGAAGATTATGCCAACAGAGGAAAATATTTCAGATTGCATCAGATATGGAGACATCCGACATCGCAATACCGATGTTAAGAAAGCTTTGGCCTGTGCACTTGACCAGCAATTGGTTGTACTACAACAGATAGGTTCCCTGCAGTTGTATATTGGGAAAAATGAGAGACTCTGGCAATGTGTGAACCCTATGGGTGGTGATGCAAACAAGTATTCAAAATCGATATGGGATGAAGTCCAAAACTTTCTTTCGTCCTCTTCTGGAAGATCTGCTATACTTGGAACTAACTGCAG GTATGAGGCAGGAACTATTAT